The Couchioplanes caeruleus sequence GTCAACGCGACGACGGTTCCCTCCGTGAACTAGGTCGGACGTTGTAGATCTTGAGAGAAGTCCTGAAGTGCCTCGCAACGGCCCACCACCACGAACGGCTCCAACGCCCAGTGTTGCCGCTCTGCGTCCGGTCTACGCACCCAGCCGGACGAACTTGGGGTTGAGGACCAGCGGCGCAGAGATTGGCGTTGAGCCTGACTGGCGGTGGCCCAGTCGACGACTTTGCCGGCGTAGTCCGAGTCGGCCCATACGTGCCGGACGCTCGGGGAGCAGGCGTGCAGCACCCAGAGCAGGGGCTTCGCGCCGTCGCGGTCTGGGGTGTGGGCGGCGGTGACCAGGACCGCGAGGAGCAGTCCGCAGGTGTCGACCGCGACGTGCCGTTTACGGCCGTTCACTTTCTTGCCCGCGTCGTAGCCGCGGCTCGTGCGGGCGACGGTCTCCGCGCCGCGTACCGACTGGGAGTCGATCAAAGCCGCCGATGGCTGCCGGTTACGACCTTCGAGGTGTTCACGGACCTGCTCGCGCAGGCTGTTGTGCATCCGGGTCAGGGTGCCGTCGGCGGCCCACGCCTTGAAGTAGTGGTAGACGAGTTTGGGGTGGGGGAGGTCGGCGGGCAGGGCGTCCCATTGGTAGCCGGTGCGGTCGAGGTAGCGGATCGCGTCGACGATGTCGCGGCGCGGGTAGACGATCGGGCGGCCGCGGCCGGTCGGGACGTGCGGGGCGAGGACCTGCCATTCGGCGTCGCTGGTGTCCGACGGATAGTGGCGGGCCCCCGGACGGTGGGCAGGTGACGGTGTCCGTCTGACATCGCTGCCGCTACCCCAGCCCGCACCCGGTGGCAGCCGGACCGGTACCCCCGTCGAAACCTTCTTCGGCCGTGACGACTGTCAGGCCCCGGGAGCCAGGGCCTGCAGATAGCCGGTGGTGGCGGTCAGGGCCGCTCGCAGCCGCTCCGGGTCTCGTGTCGTCTTCGCCAGCAGGATCCCGCCCTGGATGGTGGCAAGGGTGGCGGTGG is a genomic window containing:
- a CDS encoding IS5 family transposase is translated as MPPGAGWGSGSDVRRTPSPAHRPGARHYPSDTSDAEWQVLAPHVPTGRGRPIVYPRRDIVDAIRYLDRTGYQWDALPADLPHPKLVYHYFKAWAADGTLTRMHNSLREQVREHLEGRNRQPSAALIDSQSVRGAETVARTSRGYDAGKKVNGRKRHVAVDTCGLLLAVLVTAAHTPDRDGAKPLLWVLHACSPSVRHVWADSDYAGKVVDWATASQAQRQSLRRWSSTPSSSGWVRRPDAERQHWALEPFVVVGRCEALQDFSQDLQRPT